In Papaver somniferum cultivar HN1 unplaced genomic scaffold, ASM357369v1 unplaced-scaffold_80, whole genome shotgun sequence, the following proteins share a genomic window:
- the LOC113344884 gene encoding LRR receptor-like serine/threonine-protein kinase GSO2 produces the protein MGYNFHINSSIPIQLANLTSLSILHLSNCDLQGTIPYLPQLKELNVSDNKNLDPDLLNRMFQLPWPKLQTLQISGNQLNESIPSSISNAPLLTSLSATDCSIHRSLPSSIYNLSRLQYLDLSENNITSSIHSSISNLKYLRFLDLSKNNIFGSIPKSICEIFSLQQLVLESNQITGSIPSCITKLRNLSVFEVSSNSIGGEVSIISLINGLDLTSLDLSSNKLTLAIDDQHLHPSRLENLMLKSCRLQRSVPTSICSLNNLRYLDLSFSNITGAIPPCIYKLRNLKSLDLSNNRLRGPLPLLPPGVDALYLSNNKLNGEISIENGEILSSSRSIVLYGNELSGSIPSSICSQAESDGLNFIDLSNNQLSGTIPPSIGYCSSLKYLNLGGNNLTGNVPNELQQAEDLRYLQLSNNSLNGTFPKFIEKLTSLNGLDIGYNNFEGVIPIGLGSLYDLGILSLRSNKFNGSIPEDIFLLDKLQVLDLSINNLLGPIPKKIGNLKRLTAIITEGRQYRYGFQDSRSSQFHLVIKGTMTQLVQDYTYISGIDLSCNILDGNIPEEIGFLQGLVMLNLSHNYLSNNIPATVGNMSSLESLDLSSNGLSGHIPQSLTLISYLGSLNLSYNNLSGKIPRETHFDTLGLEGSVFAGNDLLCGFPLEKDCEDDNNVHTNDANRSNQVDEDDYADANEKFLLYAIIAMGSAVGFWGLFCVLLLRKQKWWFPYWRIVDFVAVKIIEGCIHKD, from the coding sequence ATGGGTTACAATTTTCATATCAATTCATCAATCCCAATACAACTGGCTAATTTAACTTCACTCTCCATTCTCCACTTATCTAATTGTGATCTACAAGGCACAATTCCTTATCTCCCTCAACTTAAAGAGCTTAATGTAAGTGATAATAAAAATCTTGATCCTGATCTACTAAATAGGATGTTTCAACTACCATGGCCTAAACTACAAACACTTCAGatatcaggaaatcaattaaacGAATCCATTCCAAGTTCAATTTCAAATGCGCCACTGTTAACCAGTCTTTCTGCCACAGATTGTTCAATCCACAGATCTTTACCATCTTCAATCTACAATCTCTCTCGGTTACAGTATCTGGATCTTTCTGAGAACAACATAACAAGCTCTATCCATTCCTCAATCTCCAATCTAAAATACCTAAGATTTCTTGACTTGTCTAAGAATAATATCTTCGGATCCATACCAAAATCAATCTGTGAGATTTTCTCTCTTCAACAACTTGTTTTAGAAAGTAATCAGATTACTGGATCGATACCTAGTTGCATAACAAAGCTACGAAATCTTAGTGTCTTTGAAGTTTCAAGTAATTCTATCGGAGGAGAAGTTTCGATTATCTCTTTGATCAATGGACTTGATCTTACCAGCCTTGACCTGAGTTCAAATAAATTAACTTTAGCTATAGATGATCAACACCTACATCCATCCAGACTTGAGAATTTAATGTTGAAATCTTGCCGTTTACAAAGATCTGTCCCTACTTCCATTTGTAGCTTAAACAATTTGCGATATTTAGATTTGTCATTTAGTAACATAACAGGAGCAATCCCTCCATGCATCTACAAACTCAGAAATCTCAAATCCTTAGACTTGTCAAACAACAGACTTCGTGGTCCTCTGCCTCTTCTACCTCCGGGTGTGGATGCTCTTTATCTATCAAATAATAAACTTAATGGTGAAATTTCaatagaaaatggagaaatacTATCTAGTAGCAGAAGTATTGTGCTATATGGCAATGAACTTTCAGGCTCTATTCCCTCTTCAATATGTTCACAAGCAGAATCAGAtggtcttaattttattgatctctCCAACAATCAACTATCCGGGACTATACCTCCTAGTATAGGGTACTGCAGTTCTCTTAAATATCTAAACCTCGGCGGCAACAATCTCACCGGAAATGTTCCAAATGAGCTTCAACAAGCAGAAGATCTCAGATATCTGCAATTAAGCAACAACAGTCTCAATGGTACTTTTCCTAAATTCATTGAAAAGTTGACGTCTCTGAATGGTCTCGATATTGGATATAACAACTTTGAAGGCGTTATACCCATTGGTCTTGGTTCGCTCTACGACCTAGGGATTCTTTCTTTAAGGTCAAACAAGTTCAATGGGTCCATTCCTGAGGATATTTTCCTTTTGGATAAACTTCAAGTGCTAGACTTGTCAATAAACAATCTCTTGGGTCCAATTCCTAAAAAGATAGGAAACTTGAAGAGGCTAACCGCTATAATAACAGAGGGACGTCAATACAGATACGGATTTCAAGACTCGAGATCTTCGCAATTTCACTTGGTTATCAAAGGTACCATGACACAATTAGTGCAAGATTACACTTATATTTCAGGAATCGATCTATCATGTAACATTCTCGATGGAAACATTCCTGAAGAGATAGGTTTCTTACAAGGGCTGGTTATGCTCAATCTGTCGCATAATTATTTATCGAACAATATCCCTGCAACTGTCGGGAATATGTCCAGTTTAGAGTCTTTGGATCTAAGTTCTAATGGACTTTCTGGACATATCCCACAATCTTTGACATTAATCAGTTATCTTGGGTCTTTAAACTTATCTTACAACAATTTAAGTGGCAAGATCCCAAGAGAAACTCACTTTGATACATTGGGTTTGGAGGGTTCTGTTTTTGCTGGGAATGATTTATTGTGTGGATTTCCTTTAGAGAAAGATTGTGAGGATGACAACAATGTACATACCAATGATGCTAATCGTTCAAATCAAGTTGATGAAGACGATTATGCAGATGCAAACGAAAAGTTTTTGTTGTATGCTATTATTGCCATGGGGTCTGCAGTTGGGTTTTGGGGTTTGTTTTGTGTTTTGCTTCTAAGGAAACAGAAATGGTGGTTTCCATACTGGagaatcgttgattttgttgcagTTAAAATTATAGAAGGATGTATTCACAAAGATTGA